The Salana multivorans genome window below encodes:
- the dhaK gene encoding dihydroxyacetone kinase subunit DhaK — protein MKKLINDPQDVTSEAVAGFVAAHSDIVTQLDGLVVARVGGAVQGKVGVISGGGSGHEPLHAGFVGVGMLDAAVPGAMFTSPTPDPILEATRAADGGAGVLHIVKNYTGDVLNFETAAELADAEDIEVATIIVNDDVAVEDSLYTAGRRGVAGTVLVEKIAGAAAERGDSLAGVLSIAERVNANVRSMGVALTACTVPHAGKPSFELGEDEIEIGIGIHGEPGRHRIPIASANEITDMLLDPVVEDLGLAAGEKVLLLVNGMGGTPASELSIVYLHARQRLEAMGAEVARSLVGNYVTSLEMQGASVTVLRLDDELTELYDAPVRTAALRWGL, from the coding sequence GTGAAGAAGCTCATCAACGATCCGCAGGACGTCACGAGCGAGGCCGTCGCCGGCTTCGTGGCGGCCCACTCCGACATCGTGACCCAGCTCGACGGGCTGGTCGTCGCGCGCGTGGGGGGCGCCGTCCAGGGCAAGGTCGGCGTGATCTCCGGCGGTGGCAGCGGGCACGAGCCGCTGCACGCCGGGTTCGTCGGCGTCGGGATGCTCGACGCGGCCGTGCCGGGCGCCATGTTCACCTCGCCGACCCCCGACCCGATCCTCGAGGCGACCCGCGCCGCCGACGGCGGGGCCGGCGTCCTGCACATCGTCAAGAACTACACGGGCGACGTCCTCAACTTCGAGACGGCGGCGGAGCTGGCCGACGCCGAGGACATCGAGGTCGCCACGATCATCGTGAACGACGACGTCGCGGTCGAGGACTCCCTCTACACGGCCGGGCGCCGCGGGGTCGCCGGCACCGTCCTCGTCGAGAAGATCGCGGGGGCGGCCGCCGAGCGCGGGGACTCGCTCGCCGGCGTCCTCTCGATCGCCGAGCGGGTCAACGCGAACGTCCGCTCGATGGGCGTCGCGCTCACGGCCTGCACCGTCCCGCACGCCGGCAAGCCCTCGTTCGAGCTGGGCGAGGACGAGATCGAGATCGGCATCGGCATCCACGGCGAGCCCGGCCGGCACCGCATCCCGATCGCCTCGGCGAACGAGATCACCGACATGCTGCTCGACCCGGTCGTCGAGGACCTCGGCCTCGCCGCGGGGGAGAAGGTGCTCCTGCTCGTCAACGGGATGGGCGGGACGCCGGCGTCGGAGCTGTCGATCGTCTACCTGCACGCGCGGCAGCGGCTCGAGGCGATGGGGGCCGAGGTGGCTCGCTCGCTCGTCGGCAACTACGTGACCTCGCTGGAGATGCAGGGCGCGTCGGTCACCGTGCTGCGTCTCGACGACGAGCTGACCGAGCTCTACGACGCCCCCGTCCGGACCGCGGCGCTACGGTGGGGACTGTGA
- the dhaL gene encoding dihydroxyacetone kinase subunit DhaL yields MTTDAGTPTGAPDGSTIDVAWARRFIALATADVLAHRVELSELDREIGDGDHGENLARGFTAADAAVQASEATTVGGILKLVATTLMSTVGGAAGPLYGTAFLRAAKVSDVADVDAAGVHALLEAALGGIVARGKANVGDKTMVDAWTPAVAAASEVAAAGGSAADALAAAARAAGEGAEATIPLVALKGRASYLGERSAGHKDPGAASTALLLDAAARAAAES; encoded by the coding sequence GTGACGACTGACGCAGGAACCCCGACCGGAGCACCCGACGGATCGACCATCGACGTCGCCTGGGCGCGGCGCTTCATCGCCCTCGCGACGGCGGACGTCCTGGCGCACCGGGTCGAGCTGTCCGAGCTGGACCGGGAGATCGGCGACGGCGACCACGGCGAGAACCTCGCCCGCGGGTTCACCGCCGCCGACGCGGCCGTCCAGGCCAGCGAGGCGACGACCGTCGGCGGCATCCTCAAGCTCGTGGCGACGACCCTCATGTCGACGGTCGGCGGCGCGGCCGGTCCGCTGTACGGCACCGCCTTCCTGCGCGCGGCCAAGGTGAGCGACGTCGCCGACGTCGACGCGGCCGGCGTCCACGCGCTGCTCGAGGCGGCCCTCGGCGGCATCGTCGCGCGCGGCAAGGCCAACGTCGGCGACAAGACGATGGTCGACGCCTGGACGCCCGCCGTGGCGGCCGCGAGCGAGGTCGCCGCGGCCGGTGGCTCGGCCGCCGACGCGCTCGCCGCCGCCGCCCGCGCCGCGGGCGAGGGTGCCGAGGCGACCATCCCGCTCGTCGCGCTCAAGGGCCGGGCGAGCTATCTCGGCGAGCGCAGCGCGGGTCACAAGGACCCGGGCGCCGCCTCGACGGCGCTCCTGCTCGATGCCGCGGCGCGCGCCGCGGCCGAGAGCT
- a CDS encoding ADP-dependent glucokinase/phosphofructokinase, translating into MPLTAPTTGDTVTSGDPGPVRPDPGAGEIVMGLAGTVDVELAWSAETWSRLAREEGIRLADLDPLVPILDVRSALRVTLALMARGRGNEVFLASSAIAWALADRFPHRVTLGGTNIRAAILMAILGIPATVAVVDVDPTMRRLLPPGVAVLRHGDSASLDPHLIVQYPADAVIELADGEIRTPAPNRVILTNDPPNRALRLAPGLAEAARRARILVLSSLNAIQEADVLAERLAELGAIVASLDPGTLVLWEEAGYHVESFRARVTAVMAPLAHVYSMNEDELGAFVGRTVDPADVDDVARALAELRRIVPARTIVVHSSLWALAVGDDAEALRPALRGGITAAGARYLHGDALDRAGYDAVAALDPDPANLARAGALADLVPGLVVEPALRLVTADPTTIGLGDTFVGGFVAALARPEPTR; encoded by the coding sequence ATGCCCCTGACCGCTCCGACCACCGGCGACACCGTGACGTCGGGTGATCCCGGCCCCGTCCGGCCCGATCCCGGTGCCGGCGAGATCGTCATGGGGCTGGCCGGGACCGTCGACGTCGAGCTCGCGTGGTCGGCCGAGACGTGGAGCCGGCTCGCACGGGAGGAGGGGATCCGTCTCGCCGACCTCGACCCCCTCGTCCCGATCCTCGACGTCCGCTCGGCGCTCCGGGTGACGCTCGCGCTCATGGCGCGCGGCCGGGGCAACGAGGTCTTCCTCGCCAGCTCCGCGATCGCGTGGGCGCTCGCGGACCGGTTCCCCCACCGCGTCACGCTCGGCGGCACCAACATCCGCGCCGCGATCCTCATGGCGATCCTCGGCATCCCCGCGACCGTCGCGGTCGTCGACGTCGACCCGACGATGCGCCGGCTCCTGCCGCCGGGCGTCGCGGTGCTGCGCCACGGCGACTCGGCGAGCCTCGACCCGCACCTCATCGTCCAGTACCCGGCGGACGCGGTCATCGAGCTGGCCGACGGCGAGATCCGCACGCCGGCGCCCAACCGGGTGATCCTGACGAACGACCCGCCCAACCGGGCGCTCCGCCTCGCGCCCGGTCTCGCCGAGGCGGCTCGCCGCGCCCGCATCCTCGTGCTGTCCTCGCTCAACGCGATCCAGGAGGCCGACGTCCTGGCGGAGCGGCTCGCCGAGCTCGGGGCCATCGTCGCCTCGCTCGACCCGGGCACCCTCGTGCTCTGGGAGGAGGCCGGCTACCACGTCGAGTCGTTCCGCGCCCGCGTCACCGCGGTCATGGCCCCGCTCGCGCATGTCTACTCGATGAACGAGGACGAGCTGGGGGCCTTCGTCGGGCGGACCGTCGACCCGGCGGACGTCGACGACGTCGCGCGCGCCCTCGCCGAGCTGCGCCGCATCGTCCCGGCGCGCACCATCGTCGTCCACTCGAGCCTGTGGGCGCTCGCCGTCGGGGACGACGCGGAGGCCCTGCGCCCGGCGCTGCGCGGCGGGATCACGGCCGCTGGCGCGCGCTACCTGCACGGTGACGCCCTCGACCGCGCCGGCTACGACGCCGTCGCCGCCCTCGACCCCGACCCGGCCAACCTCGCCCGCGCCGGCGCCCTCGCGGACCTCGTGCCCGGTCTGGTCGTCGAGCCGGCCCTGCGGCTGGTCACGGCAGACCCCACGACGATCGGGCTCGGCGACACGTTCGTCGGGGGCTTCGTCGCGGCGCTCGCCCGCCCCGAGCCAACCCGCTGA
- a CDS encoding DUF4432 family protein yields the protein MPISPQPSGWADLVTAGYAPLVDLVADVGEVVAAGGERVLRLRLAGGLHLDVLLDHGLDLGQAWYAGVPVAWRSPNPVDPGPWADWESRFRGGLLVTCGPDNIGEPREGRGQHGTHHGTPAHDVTWRRVERDGEIVVEVSGSVAHTSLGGPRLVVRRTIRVATGSGAVTVDDVWRNAGAASAGIALLYHVNLGAPLLAPGGRVEVDAGDGRLTTRTREPLPEGRTALDVPGADPGHAPVVAEHRSPAWDAATATDTAVAVLTGPDGAPRARVTWTTATLPRLDTWCFPQTGTWALGIEPANAALFGPERTRPWAGAPVLAPGEELRARVVVDVDPASPSLVPAGPTAAPTPSQEDPCTP from the coding sequence GTGCCCATCTCCCCGCAGCCGTCCGGCTGGGCCGATCTCGTGACCGCCGGCTACGCGCCGCTCGTCGACCTGGTCGCGGACGTCGGCGAGGTCGTCGCCGCCGGGGGAGAGCGCGTGCTGCGCCTCCGGCTGGCTGGCGGGCTGCACCTCGACGTGCTGCTCGACCACGGCCTCGACCTCGGCCAGGCCTGGTACGCGGGCGTGCCCGTCGCGTGGCGCTCCCCGAACCCGGTCGACCCCGGGCCGTGGGCCGACTGGGAGTCGCGGTTCCGCGGCGGGCTGCTCGTCACCTGCGGGCCGGACAACATCGGCGAGCCGCGCGAGGGTCGCGGCCAGCACGGGACGCACCACGGCACGCCGGCCCACGACGTCACCTGGCGCCGCGTCGAGCGGGACGGCGAGATCGTCGTCGAGGTCTCCGGCAGCGTCGCGCACACGAGCCTCGGCGGCCCGCGGCTCGTCGTCCGGCGCACCATCCGCGTCGCGACCGGGTCGGGTGCCGTCACGGTCGACGACGTGTGGCGCAACGCCGGCGCCGCCTCGGCCGGGATCGCGCTGCTCTACCACGTCAACCTCGGCGCGCCGCTGCTCGCTCCCGGCGGCCGGGTCGAGGTCGACGCGGGGGACGGGCGGCTGACCACCCGCACGCGCGAGCCGCTGCCGGAGGGTCGCACGGCGCTGGACGTCCCGGGCGCCGACCCCGGCCACGCTCCGGTCGTCGCCGAGCACCGCAGCCCCGCCTGGGACGCCGCGACGGCGACCGACACCGCCGTCGCGGTCCTGACGGGTCCGGACGGCGCGCCCCGCGCCCGCGTCACCTGGACGACGGCGACGCTGCCGCGCCTCGACACCTGGTGCTTCCCCCAGACCGGCACGTGGGCGCTCGGGATCGAGCCGGCCAACGCCGCGCTGTTCGGCCCCGAGCGGACCCGGCCGTGGGCCGGCGCCCCCGTCCTCGCGCCGGGCGAGGAGCTGCGCGCCCGCGTCGTCGTCGACGTCGACCCCGCGTCGCCGTCCCTCGTTCCCGCCGGCCCGACCGCAGCCCCGACCCCGTCCCAGGAGGACCCGTGCACCCCGTGA
- a CDS encoding class I mannose-6-phosphate isomerase, whose translation MHPVTLAPNQPADRFYRGGERIAAFRDGARLPAPDASALLRTPEDWVGSCTTLFGERELGLSRLPDGRLLREAVEADPVAWLGAAHVQRYGADVGLLVKLLDAGERLPVHVHPDVPFAREHLGLAHGKTEAWIVLAPCRVGLGFTRDVSREELDRWVGEQDVAGMLGAMHHLEVSAGDAVLVPAGTAHAIGAGALVVELQEPTDLSILMEWQDFAIDGPRDGHLGLGFPTALGAVDRRASSADDVRALVQARAGTRGELLPGGAAFFRADRLGAGDAWPAGFAVVVVTHGVGRLVGHGSGEPGGGVEPVEVTVGQTLLVPAAWGDVTVEDAGDAEPVELVLCRPPLP comes from the coding sequence GTGCACCCCGTGACCCTCGCGCCGAACCAGCCAGCCGACCGCTTCTACCGCGGGGGCGAGCGCATCGCCGCCTTCCGCGACGGAGCCCGGCTGCCCGCCCCCGACGCGTCCGCGCTGCTGCGCACGCCGGAGGACTGGGTCGGCTCGTGCACGACGCTGTTCGGCGAGCGGGAGCTCGGTCTCAGCCGCCTGCCCGACGGCCGTCTCCTGCGCGAGGCCGTCGAGGCGGACCCGGTCGCCTGGCTCGGCGCCGCCCACGTCCAGCGGTACGGCGCCGACGTCGGCCTGCTCGTCAAGCTCCTCGACGCGGGGGAGCGGCTGCCCGTCCACGTCCACCCCGACGTCCCGTTCGCGCGCGAGCACCTCGGGCTCGCCCACGGCAAGACGGAGGCCTGGATCGTGCTCGCGCCGTGCCGGGTCGGGCTCGGCTTCACGCGCGACGTCTCGCGCGAGGAGCTCGACCGGTGGGTCGGTGAGCAGGACGTCGCCGGGATGCTCGGCGCGATGCACCACCTCGAGGTCTCCGCGGGTGACGCCGTCCTCGTGCCCGCCGGCACCGCCCACGCGATCGGCGCGGGCGCGCTCGTCGTCGAGCTGCAGGAGCCGACGGACCTCTCGATCCTCATGGAGTGGCAGGACTTCGCGATCGACGGCCCGCGGGACGGTCACCTCGGCCTCGGCTTCCCCACGGCGCTCGGTGCGGTCGACCGCCGCGCCAGCTCCGCCGACGACGTGCGCGCCCTCGTCCAGGCGCGGGCCGGGACCCGCGGCGAGCTGCTGCCCGGGGGCGCGGCGTTCTTCCGCGCGGACCGGCTCGGTGCCGGCGACGCGTGGCCGGCCGGCTTTGCGGTCGTCGTCGTGACGCACGGTGTCGGACGGCTGGTCGGACACGGCTCCGGAGAGCCCGGCGGAGGCGTCGAGCCGGTCGAGGTGACGGTGGGCCAGACGCTGCTCGTCCCGGCGGCGTGGGGGGACGTGACGGTCGAGGACGCGGGTGACGCCGAGCCGGTCGAGCTCGTCCTGTGCCGCCCGCCGCTTCCCTGA